One Solanum lycopersicum chromosome 2, SLM_r2.1 genomic region harbors:
- the LOC109119476 gene encoding ubiquitin domain-containing protein DSK2b-like → MDGGDTYQTVKDDSVDIAGGGETVTINIRCVNDSKLSVQVSLDSTVGLFKSILSQPTDIPAEEQKVIYNGRILKDDQTLKSCGLEADHTVHLIRGSATAAFASATNVVNPNANQDAPRVVVPTTGGLFVRVGGGPLFSRLGSRGGSFRAGLPDFEQVQQHDSNMMREILNMPLVQDLVNEPEIICNFIVNSPQMREYVNLNPELPHIFNDPAIFLQIWEAARNELMHETIRTIQWSLSHTESSPEEFNMLRHMYENVEDPFLNATSMAGDTRNDSGTNPFVDLLGAQEQGRNRSTNPPATGSDTTANPHAPNSNPLSDPWASADCKFLASLWI, encoded by the exons ATGGACGGAGGTGATACTTATCAAACGGTGAAAGACGATTCCGTCGACATCGCCGGCGGTGGTGAAACGGTCACCATCAACATCCGATGTGTTAACGACTCCAAATTATCTGTTCAAGTCAGCCTCGATTCCACCGTCGGATTATTCAAGTCCATCCTTTCCCAGCCGACTGATATCCCTGCTGAGGAGCAGAAAGTTATCTATAACGGCCGGATCTTAAAGGATGATCAAACCCTAAAAAGCTGTG GTCTGGAGGCAGACCACACAGTTCATCTTATTCGAGGTTCTGCTACAGCTGCTTTTGCTAGTGCAACCAATGTTGTAAATCCAAATGCTAATCAGGATGCTCCCAGGGTTGTTGTTCCCACTACAGGGGGGCTGTTTGTCAGAGTCGGTGGAGGTCCACTCTTTTCTAGACTTGGAAGTAGAGGTGGTTCGTTTAGAGCTggacttccagattttgagcAGGTCCAGCAACATGACTCCAACATGATGAGAGAGATATTGAATATGCCTCTAGTTCAGGATCTAGTGAATGAACCAGAAATCATCTGCAACTTTATCGTGAACAGTCCTCAAATGCGAGAGTATGTGAATCTTAATCCTGAGCTCCCACACATATTCAATGACCCTGCTATATTTCTCCAGATATGGGAGGCTGCACGTAATGAACTCATGCATGAGACGATAAGAACTATTCAATGGTCATTGAGCCACACTGAATCGTCTCCTGAGGAATTTAACATGCTAAGGCACATGTATGAGAATGTCGAAGATCCATTTCTGAATGCAACAAGCATGGCTGGAGATACAAGAAATGATTCAGGGACAAACCCGTTCGTGGATCTTTTGGGAGCCCAGGAACAAGGTAGAAACCGGTCAACTAACCCTCCAGCTACTGGTTCTGATACAACTGCTAATCCTCATGCTCCAAACTCGAACCCTCTTTCGGATCCTTGGGCATCAGCTGACTGTAAGTTTCTTGCAAGTTTGTGGATCTAA